The following is a genomic window from candidate division WOR-3 bacterium.
CAGTGGTGACAAACATCGAGCGCGAACACCTTGATTTCTACAAGGACCTCGCCGACATAAAGCGTACGTTTGTGCGGTTCGTGAACAGGGTGCCATTCTATGGCAGCGTGGTCATGTGTCTAGATTGTCCGGCCTGTCGAGCCATCCAGCGACGGGTGAAGAGAAGGCTTGTGACTTACGGCCTGGAAACACCGGCCGATTTCCGGGCTAAGGACGTCCAGCTTTACGCGTTCTCTTCGGCGTTCACCTTGCTGTATCAAGGTAAGGAGGCGGGCCGGTTCAGCGTGGGGATGCCCGGGGTTCACAACGTTGAGAATGCGCTGGCCACAATTGCGGTCGGAGTTGAGATGGGGATGGACCCTCGTTCAATTGAGCAGGCGCTGGCGACTTTCCCCGGTGTCCATCGCCGACTGGAACGCAAGGGCGAGAAGAAGGGCATTGTCGTCTTTGATGACTACGGACACCACCCGACCGAGGTGCGCGTGACCGTCCAGGCCCTGCGGCACGCATATCCGGCAAGCCGGCTGTGGGTAGTGTTTCAGCCGCATCGCTACACGCGAACCAAGTTTCTGGCCCAGGAGTTTGGAACCGCTTTCGATGACGCGGATGCGGTTGTCGTCACCGGGTTGTACGCGGCCTCAGAGCCGCCGATTCCGGGAGTGAGCGAGGAGTTGATTCTCGACCAGATAAGGGCCCGCGGCAGAAGCGGACTCATTGTCCAGCACGTTCGGGAAATTGACGAGATTCCTGAGTTTCTGAAGGAACGCTTGAGTTCCGGTGACGTGGTGCTAACTTGTGGAGCAGGGAGCATATGGCGGACTGGCGAAGCGATTTTGGCTCGGCTGTAGGTGTCGAATCAGACTGCCTACGTCGAGATGAGCCTTTGAGCGAGCACACGACGTTTCGCATTGGCGGGCCGGCGGACGTGTGGCTTGACGTCTCGAATGAACAGACGCTGGCCCGGGCAATCGAATTCTGCAGTCGAAACAGAGTGCCATGGTGGGTACTGGGCCGTGGGTCCAACGTACTGGTCTCTGACCAGGGTCTGCGGGGCGTTGTGCTGCACCTGGCCGGCCAGTTCAGCGATGTCAGAGTCAAGTCCGGCGTGATTGACGCTGGAGGTGGAGCAATGCTTGACTTTGTCGCCGAGCAGGCTGAGCAGGCCGGACTCAGCGGGGCTGCGTTTCTGGCCGGAATTCCAGGCACGGTCGGCGGCGGACTGCGAACAAATGCCGGTGCGTTCGGCCAATCACTGGCAGACATTATCCTTCGGGTCTTCGCAATGAACCACATGGGCGATGTTGTTGAGCTCGGTACAGACCAACTGCACCACGCATACCGCTGCCCGGTGGTTGAGCCTGACTTGGTAGTGCTGAGGGTGCTGCTCCGCCCCGGGTCAGGGAGTACCGATTCCGTTTCCGAGATACGAAGGAAACGCCGCACCCGACAGCCGGAGCAGCCTTCGGCCGGCTCGTTCTTCAAGAATCCTCGAGCCGAGGAGCCGAAGGGTGGAGAAGTCAGGAATTCGAGTGGTACGATGCCGCAATCCGCACCTTCTGGCCGGATTCCAGCCGGAAGACTGATTGAGCAGTGCGGACTGAAGGGTAGGACGATTGGCGGAGCTCAGGTTTCAGAGAAGCACGCCAATTTCATTGTCAATACCGGCAACGCTCGCTTCGTTGATGTGTACGAACTCTCGCAGGTCGTGAAGGCCAGCGTTGAGATGCAGACCGGTATCATGCTGGAGGACGAAGTGCAGGTGCTGCCATGAAAGGCGCGATCTGTTTCGCAAGTCGAGATGCAGACCCCGGAGGTATTGAAGGTTACTGTGCTGCGAGTCTCAGCGTACTTGCTTTCGGGCTCTGGTGGCAATGCCATGATGGTATGCGGTACAGAGAGCGCAGAACGGAGGTGGAGTGATGGCAAAGGTCAGACGGACTGCAGCCATTGATATCGGGACGACGAAGGTCGCATGCGTCGTGGCCGAGACCGATGGTACGAACAGAACTAGCATCGTTG
Proteins encoded in this region:
- a CDS encoding Mur ligase family protein; the encoded protein is VVTNIEREHLDFYKDLADIKRTFVRFVNRVPFYGSVVMCLDCPACRAIQRRVKRRLVTYGLETPADFRAKDVQLYAFSSAFTLLYQGKEAGRFSVGMPGVHNVENALATIAVGVEMGMDPRSIEQALATFPGVHRRLERKGEKKGIVVFDDYGHHPTEVRVTVQALRHAYPASRLWVVFQPHRYTRTKFLAQEFGTAFDDADAVVVTGLYAASEPPIPGVSEELILDQIRARGRSGLIVQHVREIDEIPEFLKERLSSGDVVLTCGAGSIWRTGEAILARL
- the murB gene encoding UDP-N-acetylmuramate dehydrogenase yields the protein MADWRSDFGSAVGVESDCLRRDEPLSEHTTFRIGGPADVWLDVSNEQTLARAIEFCSRNRVPWWVLGRGSNVLVSDQGLRGVVLHLAGQFSDVRVKSGVIDAGGGAMLDFVAEQAEQAGLSGAAFLAGIPGTVGGGLRTNAGAFGQSLADIILRVFAMNHMGDVVELGTDQLHHAYRCPVVEPDLVVLRVLLRPGSGSTDSVSEIRRKRRTRQPEQPSAGSFFKNPRAEEPKGGEVRNSSGTMPQSAPSGRIPAGRLIEQCGLKGRTIGGAQVSEKHANFIVNTGNARFVDVYELSQVVKASVEMQTGIMLEDEVQVLP